A single region of the Salvia miltiorrhiza cultivar Shanhuang (shh) chromosome 8, IMPLAD_Smil_shh, whole genome shotgun sequence genome encodes:
- the LOC131000222 gene encoding F-box protein At2g27310-like, with protein sequence MCSDADHGGATALAAIHPDIIQSHILNRLDGPTLASTSCASAQFLSLCAEDLLWRQICNATWPSTAHPTVRAAISAFPSAHRSFYSDSFPAVARQGGASPLRRRAPPQQATQTLISAVDVYCDDKLIYSRVKETETRSGWFQSSPFRIDLVDPKEAVAAPLRFDGEDGACMELARERLRLSWILIDPAKGRAVNVASAAAVEARRHWLTEDIQLRYATVVDAGNGELVQCAAVVTCGGKDGGELQVREISMQVEDMEGKILTGSHSLGILDAAMEGRRLKSHVGMQREAYQMFLRMKIQSRERKQRRERSLDIVCIAAGVAIFVAIWTFLLSR encoded by the coding sequence ATGTGCAGCGACGCCGATCACGGCGGCGCCACCGCGCTCGCCGCCATCCACCCCGACATAATCCAGTCGCACATCCTGAACCGGCTGGACGGCCCCACCCTGGCCTCCACCAGCTGCGCCTCCGCGCAGTTCCTCTCCCTCTGCGCCGAGGACCTCCTCTGGCGCCAAATCTGCAACGCCACGTGGCCCTCCACCGCCCACCCCACCGTGCGCGCCGCCATCTCCGCCTTCCCCTCCGCCCACCGCTCCTTCTACTCCGACTCCTTCCCCGCCGTCGCCCGCCAGGGCGGCGCCTCCCCCCTCCGCCGCCGCGCGCCGCCGCAGCAGGCGACGCAAACGCTGATCTCCGCCGTGGACGTCTACTGCGACGACAAATTGATCTACTCGCGCGTGAAGGAGACGGAGACGCGCTCCGGTTGGTTCCAGAGCTCCCCCTTCAGGATCGACCTGGTGGACCCCAAGGAGGCCGTGGCGGCGCCCCTCCGATTCGACGGCGAGGACGGCGCGTGCATGGAACTCGCCAGGGAGCGCCTCCGCCTGAGCTGGATCCTCATCGACCCCGCCAAGGGGCGCGCGGTCAACGTCGCCAGCGCCGCCGCCGTGGAGGCGCGGCGCCACTGGCTGACGGAGGACATACAGCTCCGCTACGCCACGGTGGTGGACGCCGGGAACGGGGAGCTGGTGCAGTGCGCCGCCGTGGTGACCTGCGGCGGGAAGGACGGCGGCGAGCTGCAGGTGAGGGAGATCAGCATGCAGGTGGAGGACATGGAGGGGAAGATCCTCACCGGGTCCCACAGCCTGGGGATTCTGGACGCCGCCATGGAAGGCCGGAGGCTGAAGAGCCACGTCGGGATGCAGAGGGAGGCGTACCAGATGTTCCTGAGGATGAAGATACagtctagagagagaaagcagaggagagagaggagctTGGACATAGTGTGCATAGCTGCCGGAGTCGCTATTTTTGTCGCCATTTGGACATTTCTCTTGTCcagataa